A genomic window from Herbiconiux aconitum includes:
- a CDS encoding SDR family NAD(P)-dependent oxidoreductase, with amino-acid sequence MTNSLQGQTALVTGSTSGIGRAIALRLAGLGAHVIVSGRDDARGGDVVERIRAEGGSADFVHADLSTGAGAARLADAAAAVTGQIDILVNNAGVFPFASTADTTEDIVDQVLAVNIKAPLLLTSALIPTMAARGTGSVVNVGSVAGSMALTGATAYSASKAAIHQLTRVWVAEYATSGVRFNTVAPGYTETEGSQANTDEALRAALVSLTPAGRGGRPDEIADAVAFLVGDDARYIHGALLTVDGGSGV; translated from the coding sequence ATGACTAACTCATTGCAGGGCCAAACGGCCCTCGTCACCGGATCCACCAGCGGCATCGGCCGGGCCATCGCGCTTCGCCTCGCCGGCCTGGGCGCGCACGTGATCGTCTCCGGTCGAGATGATGCACGAGGCGGTGACGTCGTCGAGCGGATTCGCGCGGAGGGCGGGTCGGCTGACTTCGTTCACGCAGATCTCTCGACCGGCGCAGGTGCGGCGCGGCTCGCCGACGCCGCGGCAGCCGTCACCGGTCAGATCGACATCCTGGTGAACAATGCCGGGGTGTTTCCCTTTGCGTCCACAGCTGACACCACGGAGGACATCGTTGATCAGGTGCTGGCGGTGAACATCAAGGCGCCGCTCCTACTGACCAGTGCACTCATCCCCACCATGGCCGCCAGAGGAACCGGGTCGGTCGTCAATGTGGGTTCGGTGGCCGGCTCGATGGCACTCACCGGAGCCACCGCGTACTCGGCCTCCAAAGCCGCGATTCATCAGCTGACTCGCGTGTGGGTAGCCGAATACGCCACCTCGGGGGTGCGATTCAACACGGTGGCGCCGGGATACACCGAAACGGAAGGATCTCAGGCAAATACCGATGAGGCGCTCCGTGCGGCACTCGTGTCCCTGACCCCGGCCGGACGTGGAGGTAGGCCTGACGAGATCGCGGACGCAGTCGCCTTCCTGGTCGGCGACGACGCGCGATACATCCATGGAGCGCTCCTCACAGTGGACGGTGGAAGCGGAGTCTGA